A genome region from Lytechinus pictus isolate F3 Inbred chromosome 16, Lp3.0, whole genome shotgun sequence includes the following:
- the LOC135157040 gene encoding uncharacterized protein LOC135157040 has protein sequence MASIEKMKEFSTLGREMGLSGGELSSFVTDSMEREREREKEVHELRLAQIKIEQAKLEERPLEFSGIKLKVGKFDESTDSFDSYITKFELLMDSQNVPKQVRCLHLISNLTGKSLDVVNRMNSTDRTDYDRVKRELMEYFHLTENGYRKKFRSVRPNREERPKQFAVRMKGYFDKWLDLSGVGDYDSLVDLVVREQFLDCCPREVVGFLKERNCGKLHEMVECAEIYVHAHGLHTFIGHRNDKFNPKNQNQRQNQNQKQKLSQIHNTKSVLGPQADRKPKYASSTKNSTKPSYGNSGTKNGCYMCGSPNHLKWNCPMKPIVHSAQAMSVEDTPLDSVRSENSGLHLNRNENFMSIGTLRSDDRASSQSKSTGFVESSAGCVLIGNPMITVPSESESVETLGMAYDEVGAMIDDMPVVSGRLLPKNKPVSVLKDSGSSTSVVRTSLVLDNQFTGVIQLVRLIDGTLRRFPRANIMLDSPYFIGEINALCMPNCLCDVIIGNDVKGAREPKDPDLQWVPSIVQKANSSDVDDRVSEVDMQSLEVVSSSEDNVRVSKMDESVTKVDEVLDDVPSCVDEAMAVETRAQKQSQSKPKQDLKVRDSGVKVKSEDFLREQKDDLSLKPLWNKVNDIETKSRFLFMSEKNCLYRQERDMRNPSVGVGPKLVVVPKTHRSEIMRIAHDSLFGGHLGINNTLSKVKAQFYWPSMYEDVANFCRSCDVCQKTVSKGRVPKTTLGKLPIVGVPFQRIAIDLMGPFIPSARGHTHILTIVDYATRYVEAIPLKSISTVDVAEALVTVYSRVGVPCEVMSDLGTQFVSDLMRKVSQLLSVKQITSSRYHPMCNGLVERYNGVIKTALRRLCSEEPRQWDRYLPALLFALREAPSSSLGFSPFELLYGRHVRGPMDILRELWTNESIDAELGILGSSKLITIATQLQFAIRN, from the exons ATGGCTAGCATAGAGAAAATGAAGGAGTTTTCTACTTTAGGTAGGGAGATGGGACTTAGTGGTGGCGAATTGAGTAGTTTTGTCACAGATTCGATGGAACGTGAACGAGAACGTGAAAAGGAAGTTCATGAATTGCGCTTGGCCCAAATTAAAATTGAACAGGCAAAATTAGAGGAACGCCCTCTTGAGTTCAGTGGGATTAAGTTGAAGGTAGGAAAGTTTGACGAATCAACTGACAGTTTTGATTCTTACATAACAAAGTTTGAATTGTTAATGGATAGTCAGAACGTACCAAAACAAGTTAGGTGCTTgcatttaatttcaaatctGACTGGAAAATCGCTGGATGTAGTGAATAGAATGAATAGCACTGATCGCACCGATTATGATAGGGTAAAGCGTGAGCTTATGGAATATTTCCATCTTACTGAGAATGGTTATAGAAAGAAATTCAGGTCGGTAAGACCAAATAGGGAAGAGCGCCCAAAACAGTTTGCTGTTCGGATGAAAGGATACTTTGATAAGTGGTTGGATTTGTCTGGTGTTGGTGATTACGATTCCCTGGTCGATTTGGTTGTTAGGGAGCAATTTTTGGATTGTTGCCCCAGAGAGGTAGTTGGATTCTTGAAGGAAAGGAATTGTGGGAAGTTACATGAGATGGTTGAATGTGCTGAGATATATGTGCATGCGCATGGATTGCATACTTTCATTGGTCATAGAAATGATAAATTCAATCCTAAGAATCAGAACCAAAGACAgaatcaaaatcagaaacagaaattaagtCAGATCCATAACACTAAATCAGTATTAGGTCCACAGGCAGATAGGAAGCCCAAGTATGCTAGTTCAACGAAAAATAGCACAAAACCTAGCTATGGTAATAGCGGTACAAAGAATGGGTGTTATATGTGTGGTAGTCCGAATCATTTGAAATGGAATTGTCCAATGAAGCCCATAGTTCATTCAGCTCAGGCTATGAGTGTGGAGGACACTCCACTGGATAGTGTTAGGTCAGAAAATTCGGGTTTACATTTGAATAGGAATGAGAATTTTATGTCAATAGGAACTTTGCGTTCAGACGATAGGGCTAGTAGTCAGTCAAAATCCACTGGATTTGTTGAAAGTTCAGCTGGATGTGTTCTCATAGGCAATCCAATGATTACAGTTCCGTCAGAAAGTGAGAGTGTTGAAACGCTTGGTATGGCATACGATGAGGTTGGTGCAATGATTGATGATATGCCAGTTGTTTCGGGTAGGTTGTTACCCAAGAACAAGCCTGTTTCCGTGCTGAAGGATTCTGGGAGTAGTACAAGTGTAGTGAGAACGAGTTTAGTATTAGACAATCAGTTCACGGGAGTGATTCAGTTAGTTAGGCTGATAGATGGTACTCTGAGACGTTTTCCTAGGGCAAATATCATGCTAGATAGTCCCTATTTCATTGGAGAAATCAATGCCTTGTGTATGCCCAATTgtttgtgtgacgtcattattggCAATGATGTGAAGGGGGCACGTGAGCCCAAGGATCCTGACCTGCAATGGGTGCCTAGTATAGTTCAAAAGGCGAATAGTTCCGATGTTGATGATCGGGTATCCGAAGTTGATATGCAAAGTTTGGAAGTTGTGTCGAGTTCGGAAGATAATGTTCGGGTTTCCAAAATGGATGAGTCTGTTACGAAAGTGGATGAGGTTTTGGATGATGTGCCTTCATGTGTGGATGAGGCGATGGCTGTTGAAACTAGAGCACAAAAGCAAAGTCAATCTAAACCTAAACAAGATTTGAAAGTAAGAGACTCGGGAGTAAAAGTGAAGTCGGAGGACTTTTTGCGAGAGCAAAAGGATGATTTGTCACTTAAGCCTTTGTGGAACAAGGTGAATGATATCGAGACTAAATCGAGATTCTTGTTCATGTCAGAGAAGAATTGTCTTTATCGACAAGAAAGGGATATGAGAAATCCAAGTGTTGGTGTTGGTCCCAAGTTAGTGGTTGTTCCAAAGACACACAGGTCTGAGATTATGCGAATTGCCCATGATTCATTGTTTGGTGGACATCTCGGCATTAACAATACATTGTCAAAGGTTAAAGCCCAGTTTTATTGGCCAAGTATGTATGAGGATGTTGCCAATTTCTGCCGATCATGTGACGTGTGTCAGAAGACTGTTAGTAAAGGGAGAGTCCCCAAAACGACTCTCGGTAAGTTACCGATAGTTGGCGTCCCATTTCAACGAATTGCGATAGATTTAATGGGTCCATTCATTCCATCTGCAAGAGGACATACTCACATCTTAACGATAGTAGATTATGCGACTAGATATGTAGAAGCTATACCATTGAAATCAATATCGACTGTAGATGTAGCTGAGGCATTAGTCACTGTGTATAGTAGGGTAGGTGTTCCTTGTGAAGTAATGTCAGACTTAGGTACACAATTTGTATCTGATTTAATGAGGAAGGTGTCACAGTTGTTATCAGTCAAACAAATAACAAGCTCTAGATACCATCCGATGTGTAATGGCCTTGTAGAGAGGTACAATGGAGTAATTAAGACAGCTTTGAGGCGTCTTTGTTCTGAGGAGCCACGTCAGTGGGACAGGTACTTACCTGCTTTGTTGTTTGCTCTGCGAGAAGCACCCAGTTCGAGCCTGGGGTTTTCTCCATTTGAATTACTCTATGGTAGACATGTGAGAGGTCCAATGGATATTTTGAGAGAATTATGGACGAATGAGAGTATTGACGCAGAGTTAG GTATCCTTGGATCTTCGAAGCTAATCACAATCGCAACTCAATTACAATTCGCGATTAGAAATTAG